The Pogona vitticeps strain Pit_001003342236 chromosome 6, PviZW2.1, whole genome shotgun sequence genome contains a region encoding:
- the SPACA4 gene encoding sperm acrosome membrane-associated protein 4, producing the protein MGNSHIFYHKMMGTWSLGFICLLTCVLPSVFSKVCFFCEITASTRCPATQMVCGEYEDCFVGEGAALGVSMIQNKGCTRDVDCGKEQSVSYMGVTYSLVTKCCKGDLCNAALPLTAPSILTQLGIIIVLLGLI; encoded by the coding sequence ATGGGTAACAGCCACATTTTCTACCACAAGATGATGGGCACCTGGAGTCTGGGCTTCATATGCCTTTTGACCTGCGTGCTACCCTCTGTCTTTTCCAAGGTGTGCTTTTTTTGTGAAATCACTGCCTCAACCAGGTGCCCTGCTACCCAGATGGTTTGTGGAGAATATGAAGACTGCTTTGTCGGGGAAGGAGCTGCCTTGGGGGTGTCGATGATCCAGAACAAAGGCTGCACCCGTGACGTCGACTGTGGCAAGGAGCAGTCTGTGTCCTACATGGGGGTCACCTACAGCTTGGTGACCAAGTGCTGCAAGGGAGACCTGTGTAATGCAGCTCTGCCCCTGACTGCCCCTTCCATCCTAACACAGCTAGGCATCATCATCGTCTTGCTGGGactcatttga